A section of the Jatrophihabitans sp. genome encodes:
- a CDS encoding GatB/YqeY domain-containing protein, with amino-acid sequence MTELKAQLKADLTAAMKGRDELSTATLRMLLTAVSTEEVSGSSARELTDDEVLKVIGREAKKRREAAEAFGSAGRTEQAAREVAEETVLNRYLPRQLTDAELAELVTDAVRESGATEPRQMGQVMKLLTPKVAGRADGKRLSDEVRRRLS; translated from the coding sequence ATGACCGAGCTCAAGGCACAGCTGAAGGCCGACCTGACCGCCGCGATGAAGGGCCGCGACGAGCTGAGCACCGCGACGCTGCGGATGCTGCTCACCGCGGTGAGCACCGAGGAGGTCTCGGGCTCCAGCGCCCGCGAGCTCACCGACGACGAGGTGCTGAAGGTGATCGGCCGCGAGGCCAAGAAGCGCCGCGAGGCAGCCGAGGCGTTCGGGTCGGCCGGACGGACCGAGCAGGCCGCCCGGGAGGTCGCCGAGGAGACCGTGCTCAACCGCTACCTGCCTCGCCAGCTCACCGACGCCGAGCTGGCGGAGCTGGTGACCGACGCGGTGCGCGAGTCCGGCGCCACCGAGCCGCGCCAGATGGGCCAGGTGATGAAGCTGCTGACCCCGAAGGTGGCCGGCCGGGCTGACGGCAAGCGGCTCTCGGACGAGGTGCGCCGCCGGCTCTCCTGA
- a CDS encoding transglycosylase domain-containing protein, translating into MARATGLTVLSKLGRLIGLLVIVGVLAAGLLLPYIGGMGVAAKAGADKFLGTQCSLIEEPVQQRTTMYANDGKTVIATLFDQNRQVVPLARIPRSVTNALIATEDRRFYSHHGVDLRGLVRGALKTSSGDTQGASTLTEQYVKQVRFYQANTEAERAAAIDQNIDRKILDAQCALKLEQDNSKHQILEKYLNIASFGQNSYGIATAAQTFFGVDVGKLTVPQAALLVGLVKAPTDLDPFNHPQAARDRRDLVITNMANQKYISEAEATRAKASPLRLAPRAPVPRGCSFANPKIKNVGFFCDYVTDWLTRVGGLNQSKVNTSGFKIITTLDPRLQNQGQDAIWTQSGLNPSKGHGYLLAMPSITPSTGAVTSMITDVRYGVKKGNSGYSVDKLFTKAYAGAGSTYKYFTALAALKAGVPPSFTLTTSNNEWTTKNCPLQDDNKPYVSKNVGDFPATATLERALPASSNTFFVAMEDQLFGCDISPIVNTATSLGMNYLNGPQLDSDGKPTGRTIAQSIIGSRQPTFTLGQDSTSVLELTGAFAALANDGVFCPPKPVRSVTDSTGKPVTLKAHAGCSRQFTPYVARTLANIMTDDTTKGHGTATRFFYDWYNQGGSEVAGKTGTNNSSKFDPVTRKFVDDEGNSALWFVGITPNLVSTAAVVNPERPTQRIAGVPGITEFNSGTDTFGASASKFWKMAFGPTLLAQEWTWPSVESTPGNPVPSVTGMDQGEAISYLASQGFVGKALAVPCGSRERPGNVAFYSPKIAEPGATISLCISTGVPPEVYEPPVFRPWVPPSSSFSPPPPPQTSAAPPTPTQPAPQPSATKPANPKPTKPR; encoded by the coding sequence ATGGCACGTGCTACTGGGCTGACTGTCCTCTCCAAGCTGGGCCGGTTGATCGGCCTGCTGGTCATCGTCGGCGTCCTCGCCGCAGGTTTGCTGCTGCCCTACATCGGCGGCATGGGTGTGGCCGCCAAGGCCGGCGCCGACAAGTTCCTCGGCACCCAGTGCAGCCTCATCGAAGAGCCGGTGCAGCAGCGCACCACCATGTACGCCAACGACGGCAAGACGGTGATCGCCACCCTGTTCGACCAGAACCGGCAGGTCGTTCCGCTGGCCCGGATTCCCAGGTCGGTCACCAACGCGCTGATCGCCACCGAGGACCGGCGCTTCTACTCCCACCACGGCGTCGACCTGCGCGGCCTGGTGCGGGGCGCGCTCAAGACTTCCAGCGGTGACACCCAGGGGGCCTCGACCCTTACCGAGCAGTACGTCAAGCAGGTCCGCTTCTACCAGGCCAACACCGAGGCCGAGCGGGCCGCGGCGATCGACCAGAACATCGATCGCAAGATCCTGGACGCCCAGTGCGCGCTCAAGCTCGAACAGGACAACAGCAAGCACCAGATCCTGGAGAAGTACCTCAACATCGCCTCCTTCGGCCAGAACTCCTACGGCATCGCCACCGCTGCCCAGACCTTCTTCGGCGTCGACGTCGGCAAGTTGACGGTGCCGCAGGCCGCGCTGCTGGTGGGACTGGTCAAGGCTCCCACCGACCTGGACCCGTTCAACCACCCGCAGGCGGCTCGGGACCGGCGCGATCTGGTGATCACCAACATGGCCAACCAGAAGTACATCAGCGAGGCCGAGGCGACCCGGGCCAAGGCGAGCCCGCTGCGGCTGGCGCCACGCGCTCCGGTGCCGCGCGGCTGCTCGTTCGCCAACCCGAAGATCAAGAATGTCGGGTTCTTCTGCGACTACGTGACGGACTGGCTGACCAGGGTCGGCGGCCTGAACCAGTCGAAGGTGAACACCAGCGGCTTCAAGATCATCACCACTCTGGACCCGCGCCTGCAGAACCAGGGCCAGGACGCGATCTGGACGCAGAGCGGGCTGAACCCTTCCAAGGGCCACGGCTACCTGCTGGCGATGCCGTCCATCACGCCGAGCACCGGTGCGGTCACCTCGATGATCACCGATGTCAGATACGGCGTGAAGAAAGGCAATAGCGGCTATTCGGTCGACAAGCTGTTCACCAAGGCCTATGCCGGCGCCGGTTCCACCTACAAGTACTTCACCGCGCTGGCCGCGCTGAAGGCGGGCGTCCCGCCGAGTTTCACGCTGACCACCTCGAACAACGAGTGGACCACCAAGAACTGCCCGCTGCAGGATGACAACAAGCCCTACGTCTCGAAAAACGTGGGCGACTTCCCCGCCACCGCGACCCTGGAGCGGGCGCTGCCCGCCTCATCCAACACCTTCTTCGTGGCGATGGAGGATCAGCTTTTCGGCTGCGATATCTCGCCGATCGTCAACACCGCCACCAGCCTGGGCATGAACTACCTCAACGGCCCGCAGCTGGACTCCGACGGCAAGCCGACCGGCCGGACGATCGCGCAGTCCATCATCGGCAGCCGGCAGCCGACCTTCACCCTGGGCCAGGACTCGACCTCGGTGCTGGAGCTGACCGGTGCGTTCGCGGCGCTGGCCAACGACGGGGTGTTCTGCCCGCCCAAGCCGGTCCGGTCGGTCACCGACAGCACCGGCAAGCCGGTCACGCTGAAGGCGCACGCGGGTTGCAGCCGGCAGTTCACCCCGTACGTGGCACGCACCCTGGCCAACATCATGACTGACGACACGACAAAGGGGCACGGCACGGCGACCCGGTTCTTCTACGACTGGTACAACCAGGGCGGCAGCGAGGTCGCGGGCAAGACCGGCACCAACAACAGCAGCAAGTTCGACCCGGTGACCAGGAAGTTCGTCGATGACGAGGGCAACTCGGCATTGTGGTTCGTCGGGATCACCCCGAACCTGGTGTCCACGGCTGCCGTGGTGAATCCGGAGCGGCCCACCCAGCGGATCGCCGGCGTGCCGGGCATCACCGAGTTCAACTCCGGCACCGACACCTTCGGCGCCTCGGCGTCGAAGTTCTGGAAGATGGCCTTCGGCCCCACGCTGCTGGCCCAGGAATGGACGTGGCCGAGCGTCGAGTCCACCCCCGGCAACCCGGTGCCCTCGGTGACCGGGATGGACCAGGGTGAGGCCATCAGCTACCTGGCCTCGCAGGGCTTCGTCGGCAAGGCGCTGGCGGTGCCGTGCGGCAGCCGGGAACGGCCGGGCAACGTGGCGTTCTACTCCCCCAAGATCGCCGAGCCGGGCGCCACCATCTCGCTCTGCATCTCGACCGGCGTTCCGCCCGAGGTGTACGAGCCGCCCGTGTTCCGGCCCTGGGTGCCGCCGTCGAGCTCGTTCTCGCCGCCGCCGCCCCCGCAGACCTCAGCGGCGCCCCCGACGCCGACCCAGCCGGCGCCTCAGCCGTCGGCCACCAAGCCGGCCAATCCCAAGCCGACCAAGCCTCGGTAA
- a CDS encoding WhiB family transcriptional regulator yields MSASRLTERPRVTGDPEWASRGACRDVDPETLFVVGAAQHKAKTICMGCPVRVDCLADALDSRAEFGVWGGMTERERRTLLRRRPDVGSWRTFLQTVQRSEEYAPSVAMRAR; encoded by the coding sequence ATGAGCGCATCACGTTTGACCGAGCGGCCCAGAGTCACCGGCGATCCGGAGTGGGCCTCGCGCGGCGCTTGCCGGGATGTCGACCCCGAGACCCTGTTCGTCGTGGGCGCGGCACAGCACAAGGCAAAGACGATTTGCATGGGTTGTCCGGTGCGCGTCGACTGCCTCGCCGACGCCCTCGACAGCCGGGCCGAGTTTGGCGTGTGGGGCGGCATGACCGAGCGCGAGCGGCGCACCCTGCTGCGTCGCCGGCCCGATGTCGGCTCATGGCGGACGTTCCTTCAGACGGTGCAGCGGTCCGAGGAATACGCCCCGTCAGTTGCCATGCGGGCTCGCTGA
- a CDS encoding ArsA-related P-loop ATPase: protein MSPRAQAPVLDVDRLLKDPELKVLVTCGSGGVGKTTTAAALALRAAEQGRRVVVLTIDPARRLAQALGLTELDNTPRVVEGVGEGSSGALLAMMLDMKRTFDEVVSANTTPAKAEQIFANPFYQTVSASFAGTQEYMAMEKLSQLRAQLVEHGEWDLIVVDTPPSRSALDFLDAPQRLGRFLDGRMIKLFTAPARAGGKAYLKMVSASFTMFTRIMNKILGNDLLLNVSAFIASLETMFGGFRERAEQTYQLLQAPGTAFVVVASPEPDALREASFFVERLQQDDMPLAGVVLNRMRVTRVGLSAARAAEAAERLAESPDQSKAVRLTAAALLMHAENDEAARYDRSMMARFGAAHPDVAQQQVPALATDVHDLEGLRAVGNALAGAPG, encoded by the coding sequence ATGAGCCCGCGGGCCCAAGCGCCGGTGCTCGACGTCGACCGGCTGCTGAAGGATCCGGAGCTCAAGGTGCTGGTGACCTGCGGCAGCGGCGGGGTCGGCAAGACCACCACGGCCGCGGCGCTGGCGCTGCGGGCGGCCGAGCAGGGCCGCCGGGTGGTGGTGCTGACCATCGACCCGGCCCGCCGGCTGGCTCAGGCGCTGGGGCTGACCGAGCTGGACAACACCCCGCGGGTGGTGGAGGGCGTCGGCGAGGGCAGCTCCGGAGCGTTGCTGGCCATGATGCTGGACATGAAGCGCACCTTCGACGAGGTGGTCAGCGCCAACACCACCCCTGCCAAGGCCGAGCAGATCTTCGCCAACCCGTTCTACCAAACGGTGTCGGCCTCGTTCGCCGGCACTCAGGAGTACATGGCGATGGAGAAGCTCTCCCAGCTGCGCGCCCAGCTGGTCGAGCACGGCGAGTGGGATCTGATCGTGGTGGACACCCCGCCGTCCCGCTCGGCGCTGGACTTCCTGGACGCTCCGCAGCGATTGGGCCGCTTCCTGGACGGCCGGATGATCAAGCTGTTCACCGCGCCGGCCCGGGCCGGCGGCAAGGCATACCTGAAGATGGTCTCGGCGTCGTTCACGATGTTCACCAGGATCATGAACAAGATCCTGGGCAATGACCTGCTGCTCAACGTCTCGGCGTTCATCGCCTCGCTGGAGACGATGTTCGGCGGCTTCCGGGAGCGGGCCGAGCAGACCTACCAGCTGCTCCAGGCTCCCGGAACCGCTTTCGTGGTAGTGGCATCGCCTGAGCCCGATGCCTTACGGGAGGCGTCCTTCTTCGTCGAGCGACTGCAGCAGGACGACATGCCGCTGGCCGGCGTGGTGCTCAACCGGATGCGGGTGACCAGGGTCGGGCTGAGCGCTGCGCGGGCCGCCGAAGCCGCCGAGCGGCTTGCCGAGTCGCCGGATCAGAGCAAGGCCGTGCGCCTGACGGCGGCCGCGCTGCTGATGCATGCCGAGAACGACGAGGCGGCGAGGTATGACCGTTCGATGATGGCCCGGTTCGGGGCGGCACATCCAGATGTGGCTCAGCAGCAGGTGCCGGCGCTGGCCACCGACGTGCACGACCTGGAAGGTTTGCGAGCGGTCGGCAACGCGCTGGCCGGAGCGCCGGGGTAG
- a CDS encoding ArsA-related P-loop ATPase: MATDEQTPRLHVVTGKGGTGKTTVAGALALALAGQGKRVLLVEVEGRQGLAQLFDAPPLPYSETRLAAAGRGEVVGLAVDAEAAMLEYLEMFYSIKRAGSVLRKMGAIDFVTTIAPGLRDVLLTGKVKEAVTRTERTGRPSFDAVVLDAPPTGRITPFLQATHEVAGLARMGPIHRQSQGVIELLHSAQTQVHIVTLLEEMPVQETLDAAAELRAAGYRIGRLLVNRARPALISAGRPGVALLAEGLTAAGLDAALAPALAAEVRDYGRRQDVQARAGAELEQAGAPITRLPELPPPLDLGSLFELAEALDVRAWSA, encoded by the coding sequence GTGGCTACCGATGAGCAAACGCCCCGGCTGCACGTCGTCACCGGCAAGGGCGGCACCGGCAAGACCACGGTCGCCGGCGCGCTGGCGCTGGCGCTGGCCGGGCAGGGCAAGCGCGTGCTGCTGGTCGAGGTGGAGGGCCGGCAGGGGCTGGCGCAGCTGTTCGACGCGCCGCCGTTGCCGTACTCCGAGACCCGGCTGGCCGCCGCCGGCCGCGGTGAGGTGGTCGGCCTGGCGGTCGATGCCGAGGCCGCGATGCTGGAGTACCTGGAGATGTTCTACTCCATCAAGCGGGCCGGCTCGGTGCTGCGCAAGATGGGCGCCATCGACTTCGTGACCACCATCGCGCCGGGGCTGCGGGACGTGCTGCTGACCGGCAAGGTCAAGGAGGCGGTGACCCGCACCGAGCGCACCGGCCGTCCGAGCTTCGACGCCGTGGTCCTCGACGCGCCGCCGACCGGACGGATCACCCCGTTCCTGCAGGCCACCCACGAGGTGGCCGGGCTGGCCAGGATGGGCCCGATCCACCGGCAGAGCCAGGGAGTCATCGAGCTGCTGCACTCGGCCCAGACCCAGGTGCACATCGTCACATTGCTGGAGGAGATGCCGGTGCAGGAGACCCTGGATGCCGCCGCGGAGTTGCGCGCGGCCGGTTACCGGATCGGCCGGCTGCTGGTGAACCGGGCCAGGCCGGCGCTGATCTCGGCCGGCCGGCCGGGAGTGGCGCTGCTGGCCGAGGGGCTCACCGCGGCCGGGCTGGACGCGGCGCTGGCGCCCGCGCTGGCGGCCGAGGTCCGCGACTACGGCCGGCGTCAGGACGTGCAGGCCCGGGCCGGGGCTGAGCTGGAGCAGGCCGGGGCGCCGATCACCCGGTTGCCGGAGCTGCCGCCGCCGCTGGATCTGGGGAGCCTGTTCGAGCTGGCCGAGGCCCTCGACGTCCGGGCGTGGTCGGCATGA
- a CDS encoding RidA family protein has protein sequence MNSGKNSVSQRLAELGIELPPVPAPVASYIPAIRTGQLVFTSGQVPLVGGVLQATGKVGAEVTPEDAVGYARTCALNALAAVHALVGIDSVVRVVKVVGFVASSPDFTGQPAVVNGASNLLGEVFGEAGAHARSAVGVTALPLDAPVEVELIVEVG, from the coding sequence ATGAACTCCGGTAAAAATTCCGTATCGCAGCGGCTGGCCGAGTTGGGTATCGAGCTACCCCCCGTGCCGGCCCCGGTGGCCAGCTACATCCCGGCGATCCGCACCGGCCAGCTCGTGTTCACCTCCGGCCAGGTGCCCCTGGTCGGCGGCGTGTTGCAGGCCACCGGCAAGGTGGGCGCCGAAGTCACGCCCGAGGACGCGGTGGGCTATGCCCGGACCTGCGCGCTCAACGCGCTGGCGGCGGTGCATGCCCTGGTCGGCATCGACTCGGTCGTCCGGGTGGTCAAGGTGGTCGGCTTCGTCGCCTCTAGCCCCGACTTCACCGGCCAGCCGGCCGTCGTCAACGGCGCCTCCAACCTGCTCGGCGAGGTGTTCGGCGAAGCCGGCGCGCATGCCCGGTCCGCTGTCGGAGTGACGGCCCTGCCGCTGGACGCGCCGGTCGAGGTCGAGCTGATCGTCGAGGTCGGTTAG
- a CDS encoding NUDIX hydrolase: protein MTGPGSSRPGFPAERGLREDPSGAAAVREAATVMLLRDGPDGLQTWMLRRVPKMAFAPGMSVFPGGGVDPADALGPVPATAAAVAEQFDTTVEHAATLLRAAGRELMEETDVRLPLEALRPWARWITPEVEPRRYDTYFFVAAVPDEATAAAVTSEASHADWISVAQALAEYERDERPMLPPTVVNLSELASMPSAAAVLDSAAARVVRPIQPSFRRNESGTWCADLGGGRLLPLPASFRRSSGGVLP, encoded by the coding sequence ATGACCGGACCGGGCAGCAGCCGGCCCGGCTTCCCGGCAGAGCGAGGATTGCGCGAGGACCCGAGCGGCGCCGCCGCCGTCCGAGAGGCAGCCACCGTGATGCTGCTGCGCGACGGCCCGGACGGGCTGCAGACCTGGATGCTGCGCCGGGTCCCCAAGATGGCCTTCGCCCCCGGCATGTCGGTGTTCCCCGGCGGCGGGGTGGATCCGGCGGACGCCCTCGGGCCGGTTCCGGCCACCGCCGCCGCGGTCGCCGAGCAGTTTGACACCACCGTCGAGCACGCCGCGACGCTGCTGCGCGCCGCCGGCCGCGAGCTGATGGAGGAGACCGACGTCCGGCTGCCGTTGGAGGCGCTGCGGCCCTGGGCGCGCTGGATCACTCCGGAGGTGGAGCCGCGCCGCTACGACACCTACTTCTTCGTGGCTGCCGTGCCGGACGAGGCCACCGCCGCCGCCGTCACCAGTGAGGCCTCGCATGCCGACTGGATCTCGGTGGCCCAGGCGCTGGCCGAGTACGAGCGCGACGAGCGCCCGATGCTGCCGCCGACCGTGGTGAACCTGAGCGAGCTCGCCAGCATGCCGAGCGCGGCGGCGGTGCTGGACTCGGCCGCGGCCCGGGTGGTGCGCCCGATCCAGCCGAGCTTCCGGCGGAACGAGTCGGGCACCTGGTGCGCCGACCTGGGCGGTGGCCGGCTGCTGCCGCTGCCGGCCTCCTTCCGGCGCTCGTCGGGCGGAGTGCTGCCGTGA
- a CDS encoding MBL fold metallo-hydrolase: MSLAYEQFRQVTPLAGVVLADNPSAMTLDGTNTWLLRDEPSRRQAVVVDPGPADDRHLDTVVRAAGSVPLILLTHGHADHSEGARRLHELTGAPVLALDPAHRYGAEGVAEGAVLNGAGVQIKVWATPGHTSDSLSFVVPGDGPAVAVLTGDTILGRGSTVVAHPDGVLADYLASLRRLATLEGVTVLPGHGPELADAGAAARGYLAHREQRLAQVRQALADGGPELSAMDVVRRVYADVDPALWPAAEWSVQAQLAYLRAEGS, from the coding sequence GTGAGCCTGGCCTACGAGCAGTTTCGCCAGGTAACCCCGCTGGCCGGGGTCGTGCTGGCGGACAACCCCTCGGCGATGACCCTGGACGGCACCAACACCTGGCTGCTGCGCGACGAGCCGAGCCGGCGGCAGGCGGTGGTGGTGGACCCGGGGCCGGCCGATGACAGGCACCTGGACACCGTGGTGCGGGCGGCCGGGTCGGTGCCGCTGATCCTGCTCACCCACGGCCATGCCGACCACTCCGAAGGCGCCCGGCGGCTGCACGAGCTCACCGGGGCGCCCGTGCTGGCGCTGGACCCGGCCCACCGCTACGGCGCCGAGGGGGTGGCCGAGGGCGCGGTCCTGAACGGGGCCGGCGTGCAGATCAAGGTGTGGGCCACCCCCGGTCACACCTCGGACTCGCTGTCGTTCGTGGTGCCCGGCGACGGTCCTGCGGTGGCGGTGCTGACCGGCGACACGATCCTGGGCCGGGGCAGCACGGTGGTGGCCCATCCCGACGGCGTGCTCGCCGACTACCTGGCCTCGCTGCGCCGGCTGGCCACCCTGGAGGGGGTGACGGTGCTGCCCGGCCACGGTCCGGAACTGGCCGACGCCGGGGCGGCCGCTCGGGGCTATCTGGCACATCGGGAGCAGCGGCTGGCCCAGGTTCGCCAGGCGCTGGCCGACGGCGGTCCCGAGCTGAGCGCGATGGACGTGGTGCGGCGGGTGTACGCCGACGTCGACCCGGCGCTGTGGCCGGCCGCCGAATGGTCGGTCCAGGCGCAGCTGGCCTACCTGCGGGCCGAGGGCTCCTGA
- a CDS encoding Crp/Fnr family transcriptional regulator, with translation MDEVLRRAGLFQGVDPADVEALGSQFEIFDAPRGTILFNEGEAGDSLYIVLTGKVKLGRRSSDGRENLVAVMGPADQFGELSLFDPGPRTATAVVVTDARVARLPKAALTDWITERPQIALQLLRVVARRLRRTNTMLADLIFVDVPGRVAKQLLQLAQRFGSVDGGQLRVTHDLTQEELAQLVGASRETVNKALADFAQRGWLRLEGKSVVILDRERLARRAR, from the coding sequence GTGGACGAGGTGCTCCGCAGGGCCGGATTGTTCCAAGGCGTCGACCCGGCGGATGTCGAGGCGCTGGGCAGCCAGTTCGAGATCTTCGATGCGCCCCGGGGCACCATCCTCTTCAACGAGGGAGAAGCCGGTGACAGCCTCTACATCGTGCTGACCGGCAAGGTGAAGCTCGGCCGCAGATCCTCCGACGGGCGCGAGAACCTGGTGGCCGTGATGGGCCCGGCGGACCAGTTCGGAGAGCTGTCGCTGTTCGACCCCGGCCCGCGCACCGCCACCGCGGTGGTGGTCACCGACGCCAGGGTGGCCCGGCTGCCCAAGGCCGCGCTCACCGACTGGATCACCGAGCGTCCCCAGATCGCGCTGCAACTGCTGCGGGTGGTGGCTCGCCGGCTGCGGCGGACCAACACCATGCTCGCCGACCTGATCTTCGTCGACGTCCCGGGCCGGGTCGCCAAGCAGTTGCTGCAGCTGGCGCAACGGTTCGGCTCGGTGGACGGCGGCCAGCTGCGGGTGACCCACGACCTCACCCAGGAAGAGCTGGCGCAGCTGGTCGGCGCCTCTCGCGAGACCGTGAACAAGGCGCTGGCCGACTTCGCCCAGCGTGGTTGGCTTCGGCTCGAGGGCAAGAGCGTGGTCATCCTGGATCGCGAGCGGCTGGCCCGCCGGGCTCGCTGA
- the nth gene encoding endonuclease III, translated as MGTTTAAAVRLETPLALTRRARRINKELGQLYPNAHCELNFSNPLELSVATILSAQCTDKKVNEVTPAVFAKYPDAAAYAGAVREELEELIHPTGFFRAKTNNLINLGRQLVERYDGQVPASLEALVTLPGFGRKTANVVLGNAFGIPGITVDTHFLRLSQRWGWTANTDPVKIEAEVAALIPRQDWTIMSHRVIWHGRRMCHARRPACGVCPIARLCPSAGIGEQNPVAAAKLVKSPSQVDPELTG; from the coding sequence GTGGGAACCACTACGGCTGCAGCCGTTCGCCTGGAAACTCCGCTCGCCCTGACCCGACGGGCCCGACGCATCAACAAGGAGCTGGGACAGCTCTACCCGAACGCGCACTGCGAACTGAACTTCAGCAACCCGCTGGAGCTCTCGGTCGCCACGATCCTGTCGGCGCAGTGCACCGACAAGAAGGTCAACGAAGTGACGCCGGCCGTCTTCGCCAAGTACCCCGACGCGGCCGCCTACGCCGGGGCGGTGCGCGAGGAGCTCGAGGAGTTGATCCACCCGACCGGCTTCTTCCGCGCCAAGACCAACAACCTGATCAACCTCGGCCGGCAGCTCGTGGAGCGCTATGACGGCCAGGTGCCGGCCAGCCTGGAGGCGCTGGTCACGCTGCCCGGCTTCGGACGCAAGACAGCCAACGTCGTGCTCGGCAACGCCTTCGGCATACCCGGCATCACCGTCGACACCCATTTCCTGCGACTGTCCCAGCGCTGGGGGTGGACTGCCAACACCGATCCGGTGAAGATCGAGGCCGAGGTCGCGGCGCTGATCCCGCGCCAGGACTGGACGATCATGTCGCACCGGGTGATCTGGCACGGCCGCCGGATGTGCCATGCCCGCCGGCCCGCCTGCGGGGTCTGCCCGATCGCCCGGCTCTGCCCGTCGGCAGGCATCGGCGAGCAGAATCCGGTGGCGGCGGCCAAACTGGTCAAGAGCCCGTCCCAGGTGGATCCCGAGCTCACCGGGTGA
- a CDS encoding CoA pyrophosphatase, producing MSRPAGNATGAVTAPHWLSPLLLALDSVQAGELSQFTPPSDGSGRHSAVLILFSPGADPSAETAAEADVLLIQRSATMRSHAGQVAFPGGATDPQDASASATALREAAEEVGLRPDTVDVLAELPALWLPPSGFVVTPVLGYWRSPHPVGVVDEAEVASVHRVRLGELLLPANRFTVRHPSGYNGPGFGVDGLFVWGFTAGLLDRLLRLAGWEQPWDRAQVRPLPV from the coding sequence GTGAGCCGGCCGGCTGGTAACGCCACCGGCGCGGTGACGGCGCCGCACTGGCTGAGCCCGTTGCTGCTGGCCCTGGACTCGGTGCAGGCCGGCGAGCTGTCCCAGTTCACCCCGCCCAGCGACGGCAGCGGCAGGCACTCCGCGGTGCTGATCCTGTTCTCGCCCGGCGCGGACCCCTCAGCCGAGACGGCCGCCGAAGCCGACGTGCTGCTGATCCAGCGCTCGGCCACCATGCGCAGCCACGCCGGCCAGGTCGCCTTTCCGGGCGGGGCCACCGACCCGCAGGACGCATCGGCCAGCGCCACGGCGCTGCGCGAGGCGGCCGAGGAGGTCGGGTTGCGGCCGGACACCGTGGACGTGCTGGCCGAGCTGCCGGCACTGTGGCTGCCGCCGTCCGGCTTCGTGGTGACCCCGGTGCTCGGCTACTGGCGCAGCCCGCATCCGGTCGGAGTGGTCGATGAGGCCGAGGTGGCCAGCGTCCACCGGGTGCGGCTGGGCGAGCTGCTGCTGCCGGCCAACCGGTTCACCGTGCGGCACCCGTCCGGTTACAACGGCCCGGGCTTCGGCGTCGACGGCCTGTTCGTCTGGGGCTTCACCGCCGGCCTGCTGGACCGGTTGCTGCGCCTGGCCGGGTGGGAGCAGCCGTGGGACCGTGCGCAGGTCCGGCCGCTGCCGGTCTAG
- a CDS encoding cupredoxin domain-containing protein, whose translation MSASLLLLAPLAGCQTKSAIERNPHVGSTTASVTAGTQEVVITTDEDYRFTPTTITVHPGKVRITLKHVGTGAPHDWSLVDFPANYVPLVSGGQTKSVEFLAPAPGTYKFVCTIHVPQGQTGTLVVLPN comes from the coding sequence ATGAGCGCGTCGCTGCTACTGCTGGCACCGCTGGCCGGCTGCCAGACCAAGTCGGCGATCGAGCGCAACCCGCACGTCGGTTCGACCACCGCCTCGGTGACGGCCGGGACGCAGGAGGTGGTGATCACCACCGACGAGGACTACCGGTTCACGCCCACGACCATCACCGTGCATCCCGGCAAGGTACGCATCACCCTCAAGCATGTCGGCACCGGCGCTCCGCACGACTGGTCGTTGGTCGACTTCCCGGCAAACTACGTCCCGCTGGTCTCGGGCGGCCAGACCAAATCAGTGGAATTCCTCGCGCCCGCCCCGGGAACGTATAAATTCGTCTGCACCATTCATGTCCCGCAGGGACAAACGGGCACCCTCGTCGTGCTGCCGAACTGA